One genomic region from Campylobacter sp. RM5004 encodes:
- a CDS encoding GTPase has product MEIKRILKEFTELEDSKKEILKENILNFVKEKNKCLGMHYSTFSFVKDETKCVEKRYLDILLKDLDFDLENRMKLAALIEEIYHISFKSKDILNYQKPTSTALIPDMSNITEVMKYYKEQEESKEEYAELDELLNKSDLDEEDKNKLKLNIKKLANTKLNILITGGTGVGKSSTINSLFNMGDEYKQEFSEIGTTSKPQTMEIKKYEIGRNLVLWDSPGLGDGIKDSEHIAKINKKLHEKDSKGNALIDLVLVIVDAKTRDLGTTYHLITNVIIPALGENAKDRILIALNKCDQALEGDFWVKGDSPYPEEELIKYLDESVKIISDRIYETTSVRIEPIYYSSGKSRNGIQENPYNLGKLLNFIVDYTPSKKRAVFKGKINENKNNWKSNEKVKPNTNNFNSSRNQTNNQTYNQTDNTTKDYKALADEKIEKSWFDTICDNVEKAFDFVVENKEKIMAGITTVLAVGKEVLSFFASSKKK; this is encoded by the coding sequence ATGGAAATCAAAAGAATACTAAAAGAATTCACAGAACTAGAAGATAGTAAAAAAGAAATATTAAAAGAAAATATTTTAAATTTTGTTAAAGAAAAAAATAAATGTCTTGGTATGCATTATTCTACTTTTTCATTTGTAAAAGATGAAACAAAATGCGTTGAAAAAAGATATTTAGACATTTTATTAAAAGATTTAGATTTTGATTTAGAAAACAGAATGAAATTAGCTGCTTTAATTGAAGAAATATATCATATCAGCTTTAAATCAAAAGATATTTTAAACTATCAAAAACCAACTTCAACAGCATTAATACCTGATATGTCTAATATAACAGAAGTTATGAAATACTATAAAGAACAAGAAGAATCTAAAGAAGAGTATGCAGAATTAGATGAGTTGTTAAACAAATCAGATTTAGATGAAGAAGATAAAAATAAGCTAAAGCTAAATATCAAAAAACTAGCAAACACAAAGCTAAATATATTAATTACAGGCGGAACAGGAGTTGGCAAAAGCTCTACTATTAATTCGCTTTTTAATATGGGTGATGAATACAAACAAGAATTTAGCGAAATCGGCACTACTAGCAAACCACAAACAATGGAGATTAAAAAATACGAAATAGGAAGAAACCTTGTTTTATGGGATAGTCCAGGCTTAGGAGATGGGATAAAAGATAGTGAGCATATTGCAAAAATCAATAAAAAGCTTCACGAAAAAGATAGTAAAGGAAATGCTTTAATAGATTTAGTTTTAGTTATTGTAGATGCAAAAACTCGTGATTTAGGCACTACTTATCATCTAATTACTAATGTAATAATCCCTGCCTTAGGAGAAAACGCAAAAGATAGAATATTAATAGCACTTAATAAGTGTGATCAAGCTTTAGAAGGAGATTTTTGGGTGAAGGGTGATAGTCCTTATCCAGAAGAAGAGCTTATAAAATATCTTGATGAAAGTGTAAAAATAATTAGTGATAGGATATATGAGACAACTAGCGTAAGGATTGAGCCTATATATTATTCATCAGGCAAGAGCAGAAATGGCATTCAAGAAAACCCATATAATTTAGGAAAATTACTTAACTTCATCGTTGATTATACTCCCAGCAAAAAAAGAGCAGTATTTAAAGGTAAGATAAACGAAAATAAAAACAACTGGAAAAGCAACGAAAAAGTAAAGCCTAATACAAATAATTTTAATTCATCAAGAAATCAAACAAATAATCAGACTTATAATCAAACAGATAACACCACAAAAGATTACAAAGCTTTAGCTGATGAAAAGATAGAAAAAAGCTGGTTTGATACTATTTGTGATAATGTTGAAAAAGCATTTGATTTTGTTGTTGAAAACAAAGAAAAGATTATGGCTGGTATTACTACCGTTTTAGCCGTAGGTAAAGAAGTTTTAAGTTTCTTTGCTAGCTCTAAGAAAAAATAA
- a CDS encoding BspA family leucine-rich repeat surface protein, with the protein MKKYKPTTKEKLKKLVKNKTIYLGDIDTSLITDMSELFEDSTRKDFNGINEWDTSNVTNMSAMFSNCEYFNEALSFDTSKVKDMSYMFFDCKQFNQALILNTSNVTDMSHMFENCFVFNQPLNFDTSNVTNMSDMFNYCFRFNQALNFDTSKVETMSYMFNGCLDFNQPLNFDTSKVTNMSGMFFRCYYFNKDLNFNTSKVTNMSYMFSDCHSFNQPLNFDTSKVTNMSYMFNLCVYFNQTLNFDTSKVTNMSYMFSNCSSFNQPLNFNTSKVTNMSYMFSNCSSFNQPLNFDTSNVINMSYMFEVCINFNKSLNFDTSSVINMRSMFAVCKNFNQALSFDTSKVTDMSYMFFRCSRFNQALSFDTSKVTDMRYMFSGCYNFNQILDFNIVDFVKMKGIFQDCDSLEQLPNWY; encoded by the coding sequence ATGAAAAAATATAAGCCTACCACAAAAGAAAAATTAAAAAAGTTAGTAAAAAATAAGACTATTTATCTAGGTGATATTGATACAAGTTTAATCACTGATATGAGTGAATTATTTGAAGACAGCACGAGAAAAGATTTTAACGGTATAAACGAATGGGATACAAGTAATGTAACTAATATGAGTGCTATGTTTAGTAATTGTGAGTATTTTAATGAAGCTTTGAGCTTTGATACTTCAAAAGTTAAAGATATGAGCTATATGTTTTTTGATTGTAAGCAATTTAACCAAGCTTTAATTTTAAATACTTCTAATGTAACCGATATGAGTCATATGTTTGAAAATTGTTTTGTCTTTAATCAACCATTAAACTTTGATACTTCAAATGTAACCAACATGAGTGATATGTTTAATTATTGTTTCAGATTTAATCAAGCTTTGAATTTTGATACTTCCAAAGTTGAAACTATGAGTTATATGTTCAATGGTTGCTTGGATTTCAATCAACCATTAAACTTTGATACTTCAAAAGTTACAAATATGAGTGGTATGTTTTTTAGATGTTATTATTTTAATAAAGATTTAAATTTTAATACTTCAAAAGTAACTAATATGAGTTATATGTTTAGTGATTGTCATAGTTTCAATCAACCATTAAACTTTGATACTTCAAAAGTAACTAATATGAGTTATATGTTTAATCTTTGCGTCTATTTCAATCAAACTTTGAATTTTGATACTTCAAAAGTAACTAATATGAGTTATATGTTTAGTAATTGTAGTAGCTTCAACCAACCATTAAACTTTAATACTTCAAAAGTAACTAATATGAGCTATATGTTTAGTAATTGTAGTAGCTTCAACCAACCATTAAACTTTGACACTTCAAATGTAATAAATATGAGCTATATGTTTGAAGTGTGTATTAACTTTAATAAATCTTTAAACTTTGATACTTCAAGTGTAATTAATATGAGAAGTATGTTTGCTGTTTGCAAGAATTTCAATCAAGCTTTAAGTTTTGATACTTCAAAAGTAACAGATATGAGTTATATGTTTTTTAGGTGCTCACGTTTCAATCAAGCTTTAAGTTTTGATACTTCAAAAGTAACCGATATGAGATATATGTTTAGCGGTTGTTATAATTTTAATCAAATACTTGATTTTAATATTGTAGATTTTGTTAAAATGAAAGGTATATTTCAAGATTGCGATAGTTTAGAGCAATTACCTAATTGGTATTGA
- a CDS encoding methyl-accepting chemotaxis protein yields MKLTNKVPLLVGIPLILCFIVLGVVNYESSKNDSYSALNQSKKNTLDSTMMYINAYFAGKKTFIAELVEKFDEVDSKNDKGILNVLDLYYDVSGFKAGIFYVRASDGKIFQKVNKEEKANVLENTEYRNDSWYKEAVSEGRVIIGNEVFYNDALGKNAATIAAPVFENGKIVGVIAGDVLLEEMRENILSLKPSRTSSTFAFDSRKIFTIYADSKQELKPATIADEVTRKLQKISTSKNKSSGITPIEYNLNNIDQVAVCAYHNDLNWTICATSEAREFDESLGSLIKQNLTIFTISLIIILALLYFLIKHSLRPLDIIQQGLKEVFSLVNHETKHASKINLNSKDEFGAMARAINDNIERTISSLDKDTQAVEQSVQTAAAIESGDLKARITLNPANPQLIELKNVLNKMLDTLEDKVGANTNSIEKIFDEYSQNDFRNEIKNARGKVELATNMLGKQIRDMLKTNLETARNLQEKSKILKTSVIDINEGARKQAASLQESAAAVEEMSASMHAVNQKSNEVIKNGEDIKNVITMIRDIAEQINLLALNAAIEAARAGEHGRGFAVVADEVRKLAESTQKSLTEIEASVNVLTQGINDMSESIKEQTQAITQINEAISSIDELTRANVVVADNTNKISDEVDSMASSAVESVMKNKF; encoded by the coding sequence ATGAAACTTACAAATAAAGTTCCATTATTAGTGGGGATTCCACTGATTTTATGTTTTATCGTTTTAGGCGTTGTAAATTATGAAAGCTCTAAAAACGATTCTTATAGTGCTTTAAATCAAAGCAAGAAAAACACATTAGATTCTACTATGATGTATATAAATGCTTATTTTGCAGGAAAAAAGACTTTTATAGCAGAACTTGTAGAAAAATTTGATGAAGTTGATAGTAAAAATGACAAAGGCATATTAAATGTTTTAGATTTATACTATGATGTTTCAGGCTTTAAGGCTGGTATTTTTTATGTAAGAGCTAGCGATGGCAAAATTTTTCAAAAAGTAAATAAAGAAGAAAAAGCTAATGTTTTAGAAAATACAGAATACAGAAACGATAGCTGGTATAAAGAAGCTGTAAGTGAAGGTAGAGTTATTATAGGAAATGAAGTTTTTTATAATGACGCATTAGGCAAAAATGCAGCAACAATAGCAGCACCTGTGTTTGAAAATGGCAAGATTGTAGGTGTTATAGCAGGAGATGTTTTATTAGAAGAAATGAGAGAAAATATCTTATCTCTTAAGCCATCAAGAACAAGTTCAACCTTTGCTTTTGATAGTAGAAAAATATTTACAATTTATGCAGATAGCAAACAAGAATTAAAACCTGCAACAATAGCAGATGAAGTTACTAGAAAATTACAAAAAATAAGCACTTCTAAAAACAAGTCAAGTGGAATAACTCCTATTGAATATAATCTTAATAATATTGATCAAGTAGCAGTTTGTGCTTATCATAATGATTTAAACTGGACTATTTGTGCTACAAGTGAAGCTAGGGAATTTGATGAGAGCTTAGGAAGTTTAATTAAACAAAACCTAACAATCTTTACAATCTCACTAATAATCATATTAGCATTACTATATTTCCTAATCAAACACTCTCTACGCCCACTAGACATAATCCAACAAGGTCTTAAAGAAGTATTTAGTTTAGTAAATCACGAAACCAAACACGCAAGTAAAATAAACCTAAACTCTAAAGACGAATTCGGAGCAATGGCAAGAGCTATTAATGATAATATAGAAAGAACAATCTCTTCTTTAGATAAAGACACCCAAGCAGTAGAACAAAGCGTTCAAACAGCAGCTGCAATTGAAAGCGGTGATTTAAAAGCAAGAATTACTCTAAATCCTGCAAACCCACAATTAATTGAACTAAAGAATGTATTAAATAAAATGCTTGATACTTTAGAAGATAAAGTAGGAGCTAATACAAACTCAATTGAAAAAATCTTTGATGAATATAGCCAGAACGACTTTAGAAACGAAATAAAGAATGCTAGAGGTAAGGTTGAACTTGCTACTAATATGCTAGGTAAGCAAATAAGAGATATGTTAAAAACAAACCTAGAAACTGCAAGAAACCTACAAGAAAAATCAAAAATACTAAAAACAAGTGTTATTGATATAAACGAAGGTGCAAGAAAGCAAGCAGCAAGCTTACAAGAAAGTGCAGCAGCAGTAGAAGAAATGAGTGCATCTATGCATGCAGTAAATCAAAAATCAAACGAAGTGATTAAGAATGGAGAAGATATTAAAAATGTAATCACTATGATTAGAGACATTGCTGAGCAAATTAATCTACTTGCACTAAATGCTGCAATAGAAGCTGCAAGAGCAGGAGAGCACGGACGTGGCTTTGCAGTAGTTGCTGATGAAGTAAGAAAACTAGCTGAAAGTACTCAAAAATCTTTAACAGAAATAGAAGCTAGTGTTAATGTATTAACTCAAGGAATAAATGATATGAGCGAAAGCATTAAAGAACAAACTCAAGCTATTACTCAAATAAATGAAGCAATAAGCAGTATAGATGAATTAACACGTGCTAATGTTGTTGTAGCTGATAATACTAATAAGATATCAGATGAAGTAGATTCTATGGCAAGCAGTGCAGTTGAATCTGTAATGAAGAATAAGTTTTAA
- a CDS encoding site-2 protease family protein yields MKNLFLTLLVLVFCFWHYGASFLATILILSFLIFFHELGHFLAAKFFKVRVLCFSIGFGKPIFIRHYKGTDYQISSIFLGGYVKMKGQDDSDPSHKSYDKDSYTVLHPFKKILILFAGPFFNLLLAFLIYISLGFIGVEKLSPTIGGLSEYADKKLKLNDKILEINGKAVNDFYDIKPLVDSKNLDIKVLRDGVIIDLSITTYEGKTQNIFGEIITKPLLGITPKNEFFIEYHRDFGVFKWALDESIKSAFLILEGLKKLILAEVSPKNLGGIISIADTTTMAASLGISTLLLITALLSINLGVLNLLPIPVLDGGHIAFNLYELITKREVNQKLFLTLSYVGMALLFSLMIFATFNDITRIIEK; encoded by the coding sequence ATGAAAAACTTATTTTTAACCTTGCTTGTTTTAGTTTTTTGTTTTTGGCATTATGGGGCTAGTTTTTTAGCTACTATTTTGATACTTTCGTTTTTGATATTTTTTCATGAATTAGGGCATTTTTTGGCTGCAAAGTTTTTTAAGGTTAGGGTTTTATGCTTTAGCATAGGATTTGGCAAGCCGATATTCATTAGACACTACAAAGGCACTGATTATCAAATATCAAGCATTTTTTTAGGTGGCTATGTAAAGATGAAAGGTCAAGATGATAGCGACCCAAGTCATAAAAGTTATGATAAAGATAGTTACACAGTATTACACCCTTTCAAAAAGATTTTAATACTTTTTGCTGGGCCATTTTTTAACCTACTTTTAGCATTTTTAATCTACATTTCTTTAGGTTTTATAGGTGTTGAAAAGCTTAGTCCAACTATCGGTGGGCTTAGCGAATATGCTGATAAAAAGCTTAAATTAAATGATAAAATCTTAGAAATTAATGGCAAAGCTGTGAATGATTTTTATGATATAAAGCCACTTGTAGATAGCAAAAATCTTGATATTAAGGTATTAAGAGATGGTGTGATTATTGATTTAAGCATTACTACCTATGAAGGCAAAACACAAAATATTTTCGGAGAAATTATCACAAAACCACTTTTAGGAATAACTCCTAAAAATGAGTTTTTTATAGAATATCATAGAGATTTTGGCGTTTTTAAATGGGCTTTAGATGAGAGTATAAAATCAGCATTTTTAATACTTGAAGGACTTAAAAAACTAATTTTAGCAGAAGTTAGCCCTAAAAACCTTGGCGGTATAATAAGTATCGCTGATACTACTACAATGGCTGCAAGCTTAGGAATATCTACATTATTACTAATAACTGCCCTACTTTCAATTAATTTAGGGGTTTTAAACCTACTGCCTATTCCTGTGCTTGATGGCGGACATATTGCGTTTAATCTATATGAATTAATCACAAAAAGAGAAGTAAATCAAAAGCTATTTTTAACACTTAGCTATGTTGGAATGGCATTATTGTTTTCATTAATGATATTTGCAACTTTTAACGATATTACAAGGATAATTGAAAAATAA